One Cricetulus griseus strain 17A/GY chromosome 5, alternate assembly CriGri-PICRH-1.0, whole genome shotgun sequence genomic window carries:
- the Trmt61a gene encoding tRNA (adenine(58)-N(1))-methyltransferase catalytic subunit TRMT61A, translated as MSFVAYEELIKEGDTAILSLGHGSMMAVRVQRGAQTQTRHGVLRHSVDLIGRPFGSKVICSRGGWVYVLHPTPELWTVNLPHRTQILYSTDIALITMMLELRPGSVVCESGTGSGSVSHAIIRSIAPTGHLHTVEFHQQRADKAREEFQEHRVSQWVTVHTQDVCRSGFGVTHVADAVFLDIPSPWETVGHAWDALKVEGGRFCSFSPCIEQVQRTCQALAAHGFTELSTLEVLPQVYNVRTVSLPLPDLGASDLEVSMGSDASPFRSGTPMKETVGHTGYLTFATKTPG; from the exons ATGAGCTTCGTGGCCTACGAGGAGCTGATCAAGGAAGGCGATACAGCCATCCTGTCGCTGGGCCATGGCTCGATGATGGCAGTGCGTGTGCAGCGTGGGGCACAGACCCAGACCCGGCATGGCGTCCTGCGGCACTCGGTGGACCTCATTGGCCGCCCATTTGGCTCCAAGGTGATCTGCAGCAGAGGCGGCTGGGTGTACGTGCTTCACCCCACTCCTGAGCTCTGGACTGTGAACCTGCCCCACCGCACACAGATCCTCTACTCCACCGACATTGCCTTAATCACCATGATGCTGGAGCTGCGACCCGGTTCTGTGGTCTGTGAGTCAG GCACGGGCAGTGGTTCTGTCTCCCACGCCATCATCCGCAGCATCGCCCCCACTGGCCACCTACACACTGTGGAGTTCCACCAACAGCGGGCAGACAAGGCCCGGGAGGAGTTCCAGGAGCATCGTGTGAGCCAGTGGGTGACGGTGCACACCCAGGATGTTTGCCGCAGTGGCTTCGGTGTCACCCACGTGGCTGATGCTGTCTTCTTGGATATTCCATCACCCTGGGAAACTGTGGGCCATGCCTGGGATGCCCTCAAGGTTGAAG GTGGGCGCTTCTGTTCCTTCTCTCCATGCATTGAGCAAGTGCAGCGCACATGCCAGGCACTGGCAGCCCATGGTTTCACAGAGCTCAGTACCCTGGAGGTGCTGCCACAGGTCTACAATGTACGCACCGTCAGTCTGCCCTTGCCTGACCTGGGGGCAAGTGACTTAGAGGTCAGCATGGGCTCTGATGCCAGCCCTTTCCGTAGTGGCACACCCATGAAGGAGACTGTGGGCCACACTGGCTACCTGACTTTTGCCACGAAGACTCCAGGATAG